One region of Cucurbita pepo subsp. pepo cultivar mu-cu-16 chromosome LG03, ASM280686v2, whole genome shotgun sequence genomic DNA includes:
- the LOC111791319 gene encoding WD-40 repeat-containing protein MSI1-like translates to MKKTMEKGDEEIRGKTNERLVNEEYKIWKKNTPFLYDLIITHALEWPSLTVEWLPDRDEPPGKDYSVQKMILGTHSFDNKPNYLMVAQVQLSLENSENDARHYRDDRASAGGFGCANGKVQIIQHINHDGEVNRARYMPQNPFIIATKTVSAEVLVFDYSKHPSKPPLDGTCNPDLRLRGHKSEGYGLSWNKFKQGHLLSGSEDSHICLWDINATPDNKTLEAMQIFKGHEGVVGDVAWHMGHEYLFGSVGDDRYLHVWDLRSPSANKPVQSVVAHQSEVNCLTFNPFNEWLVATGSTDKMVKLFDLRKISSSLHTFDCHEEEVFQVGWHPKNETILASCCRGRRLMVWDLSRIEEEQTPEDVEDGPPELLFIHGGHTNTISDFSWNPCEEWVVASVAEDNILQVWQMAENVYYGEDDLLEEPPKLS, encoded by the exons ATGAAGAAGACAATGGAGAAGGGCGATGAAGAGATACGTGGAAAAACGAACGAGAGACTGGTAAATGAGGAGTAtaagatttggaagaagaataCTCCATTTCTTTACGATTTGATCATCACTCATGCCCTAGAGTGGCCTTCACTCACCGTCGAGTGGTTGCCGGACCGGGATGAGCCTCCGGGAAAGGATTACTCCGTTCAGAAGATGATTTTGGGGACTCATAGCTTCGATAATAAGCCGAATTACCTCATGGTTGCTCAGGTTCAGCTTTCGCTTGAGAATTCGGAGAACGATGCGCGACATTACCGTGACGATCGTGCCAGTGCGGGTGGCTTTGGGTGTGCGAACGGCAAG GTACAAATAATCCAGCATATAAATCACGACGGCGAAGTCAATAGAGCCCGTTATATGCCTCAAAACCCATTTATTATTGCCACAAAGACTGTCAGCGCTGAAGTCCTTGTTTTTGACTACAGTAAACACCCATCCAAACCACCTCTAGATGGTACATGTAATCCTGACTTGAGGTTGAGGGGTCACAAGTCCGAAGGTTATGGTTTATCATGGAACAAGTTCAAGCAGGGCCATTTACTTAGTGGCTCTGAGGATTCACATATTTGTTTATGGGACATTAATGCTACTCCGGATAACAAAACCCTCGAGGCTATGCAAATTTTTAAG GGTCATGAAGGTGTTGTGGGAGACGTTGCCTGGCATATGGGGCATGAATACTTATTTGGTTCAGTCGGTGATGATCGATATCTACATGTATGGGATCTGCGAAGTCCTTCAGCTAATAAGCCTGTACAGTCTGTAGTTGCTCATCAAAGTGAG GTAAATTGCTTGACATTCAATCCCTTCAATGAGTGGTTAGTAGCCACAGGGTCAACTGATAAGATGGTTAAGTTGTTTGATCTACGTAAGATCAGCTCATCCCTCCATACCTTTGACTGTCACGA GGAGGAGGTTTTTCAGGTGGGCTGGCATCCAAAGAACGAAACGATCTTAGCTTCTTGTTGTCGTGGAAGGAGACTCATGGTTTGGGACCTTAGCAg GATCGAGGAGGAGCAGACACCGGAGGACGTAGAAGATGGGCCACCCGAATTGCTGTTCATTCACGGTGGTCATACCAATACAATATCAGACTTCTCTTGGAATCCCTGTGAGGAGTGGGTCGTTGCTAGTGTAGCTGAAGATAACATACTACAAGTCTGGCAGATGGCTGAGAACGTCTACTATGGTGAAGATGATTTGCTTGAGGAACCTCCAAAGCTCTCTTAg
- the LOC111791320 gene encoding protoheme IX farnesyltransferase, mitochondrial-like, with translation MWRNSRSFSSKLRSSSSFPLPSTTTTSISTFYRHITVARPSLRALYPYSSSLFSLLSLSPSSSDPTRQVFSNSHGVRVFSSVADPSSLASASVVSRAREAVDLARHYGRCYWELSKARLSMLVVATSGTGFVLGSGSTVDLGGLCWTCAGTMMVAASANSLNQVFEIKNDAKMKRTCRRPLPSGRITMPHAVTWATSVGLAGTAMLATKANILAAGLAASNLILYAFVYTPLKQIHPVNTWVGAIVGAIPPLLGWAAASGQISLNSMILPAALYFWQIPHFMALAYLCRDDYAAGGYKMFSLADASGQRTAAVALRNCLYLVPLGFLAYDWGITSGWFCLESSILTLAISATAFSFYRHCTMQKARRMFHASLLYLPVFMSGLLFHRLSDNEQTMEEDSSETMLDGLIQEDRYIAQKNKTEHRRGFAQGRPPVAYASVAPFPFLPVPVYADS, from the exons ATGTGGAGGAACTCCCGGAGTTTCTCATCCAAACTCCGGTCATCATCTTCATTCCCTCTCCCTtcaaccaccaccacctccatcTCCACCTTCTATCGTCACATCACCGTCGCTCGGCCGTCTCTGCGCGCTCTCTATCCTTACTCCTCATCGTTATTCTCCTTGTTATCATTGTCGCCGTCCTCCTCGGATCCCACCAGACAAGTTTTTTCGAATTCCCATGGAGTTCGGGTCTTTTCGAGCGTTGCAGATCCTTCATCTTTGGCTTCCGCATCGGTGGTTTCCAGAGCCAGGGAGGCCGTGGACTTGGCTCGCCACTATGGTCGCTGTTACTGGGAGCTCTCCAAGGCTCGTCTTAG TATGCTAGTTGTTGCAACTTCTGGAACTGGGTTCGTTTTAGGGAGTGGAAGTACTGTGGACCTTGGGGGACTTTGTTGGACTTGTGCTGGTACCATGATGGTTGCAGCATCTGCAAACTCCTTAAATCAG gtttttgaaataaaaaatgatgcTAAAATGAAGAGAACATGTCGAAGACCACTACCCTCAGGGCGCATCACAATGCCACATGCAGTCACCTGGGCAACTTCTGTTGGTTTAGCTGGCACTGCTATGTTAGCTACCAAG GCTAATATCTTGGCAGCTGGTCTTGCAGCTTCAAATTTGATTCTCTATGCATTTGTATATACCCCACTCAAACAGATTCACCCCGTAAATACGTGGGTTGGTGCCATAGTTGGTGCTATACCACCACTTCTTGG GTGGGCTGCTGCGTCAGGACAAATATCTCTAAATTCAATGATTCTTCCTGCTGCCCTTTACTTTTGGCAAATACCCCATTTTATGGCTCTTGCATATTTGTGTCGTGATGATTATGCTGCTGGAGG GTATAAAATGTTCTCTCTTGCTGATGCTTCTGGTCAAAGAACTGCCGCTGTGGCTTTAAGAAACTGTCTGTACCTCGTTCCTCTGGGATTCTTGGCTTATGATT GGGGTATCACTTCGGGATGGTTTTGTCTAGAATCATCCATCCTCACACTTGCAATCAGTGCGACTGCGTTTTCGTTCTACCGACACTGCACGATGCAGAAAGCAAGAAGGATGTTTCATGCTAGCCTCTTGTATCTTCCTGTTTTTATGTCAGGACTTCTGTTTCATCGTCTTTCTGACAATGAGCAGACCATGGAAGAAGATAGTTCTGAAACGATGTTGGATGGGTTGATACAGGAGGACAGATATATTGCACAAAAGAACAAGACGGAGCATCGCCGAGGTTTCGCCCAAGGTCGACCACCTGTTGCGTATGCTTCGGTTGCACCCTTCCCTTTCTTGCCTGTTCCAGTATATGCTGACTCTTGA
- the LOC111789689 gene encoding protein NRT1/ PTR FAMILY 7.3-like, protein MACLNISCLRQSTMQRKKTTTMTTAEKEVLTLDGAVDRHGRPAVRGKTGTWVAGILLLVNQGLATLAFFGVGVNLVLFLTRVIGQDNAAAANNVSKWTGTVYIFSLLGAFLSDSYLGRFKTCAIFQAIFVLGLASLSITSGLFLLKPKGCGDEHTPCDSHSSYHIALFYLSVYLVALGNGGYQPNIATFGADQFDEEDPKEGLSKIAFFSYFYLALNLGSLFSNTILGYFEDEGMWVIGFWASTASAAMALILFLCGIPRYRHFTPKGNPLSRVSQVLVAATRKWKVQIMPNSEGLFDEDEKDLVSNNGARKILHTNGFRFLDRAAAITLPEMDQFDDGTRNPWRLCTVTQVEEVKCVLRLLPIWLCTILYSVVFTQMASLFVEQGAVMRTNISTFHIPPASMSSFDILSVAAFIFIYRRVIDPIYTRLTKSSLTELQRMGIGLVIAICAMVSAGTVEVFRLRYADKDCLHCEESSSLSIFWQIPQYVLIGASEVFMYVGQLEFFNSQAPDGLKSFGSALCMTSISFGNYVSSLLVTIVMKVSTNGNMPGWIPGNLNRGHLDRFFFLLAILTAADLIVYIICAKWYKYIKFESREAAAAAAIATV, encoded by the exons ATGGCTTGTCTCAATATCTCTTGTTTGCGTCAG agTACTatgcagaggaagaagacaacGACGATGACGACAGCTGAGAAAGAGGTGCTTACGCTTGACGGAGCTGTTGACCGACATGGTCGTCCCGCTGTTCGGGGCAAAACTGGAACTTGGGTTGCTGGAATCTTGCTACTTG TGAATCAAGGGTTGGCTACGTTGGCGTTTTTCGGAGTTGGAGTGAACTTGGTGCTGTTTCTAACGAGGGTTATAGGACAAGACAATGCGGCAGCGGCCAATAACGTTAGCAAGTGGACAGGAACTGtttacattttctctcttcttggAGCCTTCCTTAGTGATTCGTACTTAGGAAGGTTCAAGACGTGTGCCATATTTCAAGCTATTTTCGTCTTG GGTCTAGCTTCACTATCAATAACATCCGGCCTATTTCTGTTGAAACCCAAAGGGTGTGGAGATGAGCATACTCCATGCGATTCTCACTCCTCCTACCACATTGCCCTGTTCTATCTCTCAGTATACTTGGTAGCCCTTGGCAATGGAGGATACCAACCCAACATAGCCACATTTGGGGCAGACCAGTTTGATGAAGAAGACCCTAAGGAAGGCCTCTCCAAAATTGCCTTCTTCAGCTACTTCTACTTGGCTCTCAACCTTGGCTCACTGTTCTCCAACACTATTTTGGGTTACTTTGAAGATGAAGGAATGTGGGTGATTGGTTTCTGGGCTTCTACTGCCTCTGCTGCTATGGCTTTGATCTTGTTCCTCTGTGGAATCCCTAGGTATAGACATTTTACTCCTAAAGGAAATCCCCTCTCTAGGGTTTCTCAAGTGCTGGTTGCAGCTACTAGGAAATGGAAGGTTCAGATTATGCCTAATTCTGAGGGATTGTTTGATGAGGATGAGAAGGATTTGGTTAGTAACAATGGAGCTAGGAAAATTCTACACACCAATGGATTCAG ATTTTTGGACAGAGCAGCAGCAATTACATTACCTGAGATGGATCAATTTGACGATGGAACTCGGAATCCATGGCGTCTCTGTACGGTTACTCAAGTCGAAGAAGTCAAATGCGTTCTCAGACTCCTCCCGATTTGGCTTTGCACGATCCTCTACTCCGTCGTCTTCACTCAAATGGCTTCTCTGTTCGTCGAGCAAGGCGCCGTCATGAGAACCAACATTTCTACATTCCACATCCCTCCCGCTAGCATGTCGAGCTTCGACATTCTCAGCGTCGCAGCGTTCATCTTCATCTACCGTAGAGTAATCGATCCAATCTACACTCGATTAACCAAATCGAGCCTCACAGAGCTTCAAAGAATGGGGATCGGACTTGTAATCGCAATCTGTGCCATGGTATCCGCCGGAACCGTCGAGGTTTTTCGATTAAGATACGCCGACAAAGATTGCCTCCATTGTGAGGAATCGAGTTCCCTAAGCATTTTCTGGCAGATTCCTCAGTACGTACTAATCGGAGCATCTGAGGTTTTCATGTACGTCGGCCAACTGGAATTCTTCAACAGTCAAGCACCTGACGGACTCAAAAGCTTCGGTAGTGCTCTCTGTATGACCTCGATTTCCTTCGGCAACTACGTTAGCAGCTTGCTGGTGACGATCGTGATGAAGGTCTCAACGAACGGTAACATGCCGGGATGGATCCCTGGAAACCTAAACAGAGGCCATTTAGACcgatttttcttcctcttagCCATCCTCACGGCGGCGGATCTCATCGTCTACATCATCTGCGCCAAATGGTACAAATACATCAAATTCGAGAGCCGTGaggccgccgccgccgccgctatCGCCACTGTCTAG
- the LOC111789901 gene encoding probable serine/threonine-protein kinase At4g35230, giving the protein MGCFQSKTIHLPSPDDDLPPPQSKPDPANGEELEVGEVPAFKNFELVELRAATNGFSSELIVSESGEKAPNVVYRGKLRNNRLVAIKRFSKQSWPDPQQFVTEASGVGKLRFKRLVNLIGCCAEGDERLLVAEYMPNDTLSKHLFHWEKQPFPWEMRVRVAYYIAQALDHCSTENRKIYHDLNTYRVLFDEDGNPRLSSFGLMKNSRDGKSYSTNLAYTPPEFLRTGRVIPESVIYSYGTILLDLLSGKHIPPSHALDLLRGKNLLLLMDSSLEGQYGDDDATQLIDLASKCLQYEARDRPDVKFVLSAVAPLQKQEVASLVLMGLTKAPVVLPTMLSVLGKACVRMDLTAVHDILLKVGYKDEEGAENELSFQEWTQQVQDMLNTKKFGDIAFRDKDYKNAIENYSKLVSMMSVPSGTVFVRRALSYLMVGQPELALRDAMQAQVCLPEWPTAFYMQALALSKLGMESDAQDMLNDGASFETKKQNIWRS; this is encoded by the exons ATGGGCTGTTTTCAGTCCAAAACCATTCATCTTCCTTCCCCAGACGACGACCTTCCCCCACCACAGTCCAAACCAGATCCAG CTAATGGTGAAGAACTGGAAGTAGGGGAAGTCCCTGCATTCAAGAATTTTGAGCTAGTGGAGCTTCGAGCTGCCACTAATGGCTTCAGCTCAGAGTTGATTGTTTCTGAAAGTGGAGAGAAAGCTCCCAATGTTGTTTATAGAGGGAAGCTTCGAAATAATCGTTTGGTTGCCATTAAACGCTTCTCCAAGCAGTCATGGCCTGATCCCCAACAATTTGTG ACTGAAGCTTCTGGTGTTGGTAAACTGAGGTTTAAGAGATTGGTTAATTTAATTGGATGCTGTGCTGAGGGGGATGAGAGGCTGTTGGTGGCAGAGTACATGCCTAATGACACTCTTTCAAAGCATCTGTTCCATT GGGAGAAACAACCATTTCCTTGGGAGATGCGTGTTAGAGTTGCATATTACATAGCACAAGCACTCGATCATTGTAGCACAGAAAACCGAAAAATATATCATGATCTAAACACGTACAGAGTTCTCTTCGATGAG GATGGCAATCCTCGGCTATCCAGTTTTGGTCTGATGAAGAACAGTCGGGACGGAAAAAGCTACAGTACCAATTTAGCTTACACTCCACCGGAGTTTCTACGAACAG gCAGGGTCATACCAGAGAGTGTGATCTACAGCTATGGAACCATTTTGCTCGACCTTTTAAGCGGGAAGCACATTCCTCCGAGCCAT GCATTAGATTTGCTAAGAGGGAAGAATTTGTTACTGTTAATGGATTCATCCTTGGAAGGACAATATGGGGATGATGATGCTACTCAGTTGATTGATCTTGCTTCCAAATGTCTACAATACGAGGCAAGAGACCGTCCCGATGTAAAGTTCGTTCTTTCAGCGGTGGCTCCTCTGCAAAAGCAGGAG GTTGCATCGCTAGTACTAATGGGTTTGACAAAAGCACCCGTGGTGTTGCCAACTATGCTTTCGGTACTCGGAAAAGCTTGTGTACGGATGGATCTTACTGCTGTACACGATATATTACTTAAAGTCGGATACAAGGACGAGGAGGGCGCGGAGAATGAA CTTTCATTCCAAGAGTGGACTCAGCAAGTGCAAGACATGTTGAACACGAAAAAGTTTGGTGATATTGCATTTAGGGACAAGGATTATAAAAACGCCATAGAGAACTACTCGAAg CTAGTATCAATGATGTCGGTTCCTTCTGGTACCGTCTTTGTGAGACGAGCGCTCTCCTACTTGATGGTTGGTCAACCCGAGCTCGCATTGAGAGACGCCATGCAGGCTCAGGTATGCTTGCCTGAGTGGCCGACTGCGTTCTATATGCAGGCTCTTGCACTCTCGAAACTAGGAATGGAATCGGACGCACAGGACATGCTCAACGACGGAGCATCGTTCGAAACGAAGAAGCAGAACATATGGCGTAGTTAA